From the Roseiconus lacunae genome, one window contains:
- a CDS encoding 2-oxoglutarate dehydrogenase E1 component: MNTFSLDYIDDLYVQYVQDPDSVPETWQQYFEQFMVVSPSQGKKSATISSSASSSSAAASGASTRTQTAAGGNGQRTAVASPPARDSISPSIGASIARAAKGSTGDQATDQALWMSRMQDRVNQLVREYRVRGHLRAQLDPLGIDRAAPPELSPKRYGLSETDLQRQLGSSAVEHVKGDTLDAILTKLQNTYCRSIGAQFMHIDNRNIRDWLQQRMESTENRLELSREKQRRIYARLADASIFEEFVRRKFVGAKTFSLEGAETLIPMIDLSLEKAGEHGVKEVVMGMAHRGRLNVMANILKKRAMNIFWSFDDPNPEMNRGGGDVRYHLGYSSDWKTARGDHLHISLCFNPSHLEFVNTVAMGRTRCKQDHRGDQNRREVMTMLIHGDAAFAGEGIVQETLNLSQLKGYRVGGTVHIVINNQVGFTTEPDSGRSTTYATDVAKMLQIPIFHVNGEDPEAVAQVVSLAMDFRNEFQRDVVIDLYAYRRWGHNEGDEPRFTQPRMYATIDQRPSVREQYLNSLKTLGKITDADAEEIQQKRTEKLESEFEASQHEPFVPDTQTLAAGWAEFFGGPEPVELTDTTFDEEQLGDLVDQATRLPDEFSPHKKLKRLIANRRKMAMGELPFDWATAELAAFATLLSGGHSVRLTGQDCQRGTFSQRHAVQHDVKSGETFMPLSGLAHGDVSIEIHNSPLSEAGVLGFEYGYSLDAPNDLVLWEAQFGDFWNCAQVIVDQFIASAEDKWNRLSGLVMLLPHGFEGQGPEHCSARVERFLAMSAEHNIQVCQPTTPAQYFHLLRRQVIRKWRKPLVVLTPKSLLRHPEVISDRSDIAGGRFQKILQDPNVSVKDAKRVMLCTGKVYYDLKKHRDELGRHDVSIVRVEQLYPLSSEELIASLDGAGRNTDVYFVQDEPLNMGTWPYVKLHFGDDLNAAGFNLKPVTRAESASPSTGSMAAHVLEQRELIEAAFDGLS, translated from the coding sequence ATGAATACGTTTAGCTTGGACTACATCGATGATTTGTATGTCCAATATGTCCAGGACCCTGACAGTGTCCCAGAGACTTGGCAACAGTACTTTGAACAGTTCATGGTCGTTTCGCCGAGCCAGGGAAAGAAATCGGCAACAATCAGTTCGTCGGCGAGCAGTTCGTCAGCAGCGGCCAGTGGTGCGAGCACTCGAACTCAGACGGCCGCAGGCGGGAATGGTCAACGGACGGCCGTCGCTAGTCCACCCGCACGTGACAGCATCAGTCCCTCAATTGGTGCTTCGATCGCCAGGGCAGCCAAAGGATCGACGGGAGATCAGGCGACTGACCAAGCGTTGTGGATGTCGCGGATGCAAGACCGCGTCAACCAATTGGTTCGTGAGTACCGCGTTCGCGGTCACCTCCGAGCGCAGCTTGACCCGTTGGGCATCGATCGTGCCGCGCCACCAGAGCTAAGCCCGAAGCGATATGGGCTCAGCGAGACCGATCTGCAGCGTCAGCTCGGTTCCTCGGCGGTCGAGCATGTCAAAGGTGACACGCTCGACGCGATTTTGACCAAGCTACAAAACACGTACTGTCGCTCGATCGGCGCACAATTCATGCACATCGACAATCGCAATATTCGCGATTGGCTTCAACAGCGCATGGAAAGCACTGAAAATCGGCTGGAATTGTCGCGAGAGAAACAACGCCGGATTTATGCGCGTTTGGCAGACGCCTCGATCTTCGAAGAATTCGTTCGCCGTAAATTTGTCGGTGCGAAAACGTTCTCGCTCGAAGGTGCCGAAACGCTGATTCCGATGATCGACCTTTCACTCGAGAAGGCCGGCGAACATGGCGTCAAAGAAGTGGTCATGGGGATGGCACACCGCGGTCGCTTGAACGTGATGGCGAACATCCTCAAGAAACGGGCGATGAACATTTTTTGGTCGTTTGACGATCCGAACCCCGAAATGAATCGTGGCGGCGGCGACGTCCGTTATCACCTCGGTTATAGCAGCGACTGGAAAACGGCTCGCGGCGATCATCTTCACATTTCGTTGTGTTTCAACCCCAGTCACCTTGAATTTGTCAACACCGTCGCAATGGGGCGGACTCGTTGCAAACAAGATCACCGTGGCGACCAGAATCGCCGCGAAGTGATGACGATGTTGATTCATGGCGATGCCGCCTTTGCGGGTGAAGGCATCGTGCAAGAAACGCTGAACCTCAGCCAATTGAAGGGCTATCGTGTCGGCGGAACCGTCCATATCGTGATCAACAATCAAGTCGGCTTTACCACCGAACCAGACTCTGGACGCAGCACGACTTATGCGACCGACGTTGCCAAGATGCTGCAAATTCCGATCTTTCATGTCAACGGCGAAGACCCCGAAGCGGTCGCCCAGGTCGTCTCGCTTGCGATGGATTTCCGTAACGAATTTCAACGCGACGTGGTCATCGATCTCTACGCATATCGCCGCTGGGGGCACAACGAAGGCGACGAACCGCGATTCACTCAACCGCGGATGTACGCCACCATTGATCAGCGGCCCAGCGTTCGTGAGCAGTACCTCAACAGTCTCAAAACGCTCGGCAAAATCACCGATGCCGACGCCGAGGAGATTCAGCAGAAGCGAACTGAGAAACTCGAGTCCGAATTCGAAGCCAGTCAACACGAACCTTTTGTTCCAGATACGCAGACACTGGCGGCCGGTTGGGCAGAGTTCTTCGGCGGACCCGAGCCGGTTGAACTAACCGACACGACGTTCGACGAAGAACAGCTCGGCGATCTGGTCGATCAAGCCACTCGCCTGCCCGATGAATTCTCGCCACACAAAAAGCTGAAACGTTTGATCGCCAACCGTCGCAAGATGGCGATGGGGGAATTGCCATTCGACTGGGCGACCGCAGAGCTCGCGGCCTTTGCGACACTGCTTTCCGGCGGACACTCGGTTCGCTTGACCGGTCAGGATTGCCAGCGAGGAACGTTCTCGCAGCGGCATGCCGTCCAGCATGACGTGAAATCCGGTGAGACATTCATGCCGCTCTCCGGCCTCGCACATGGCGACGTCAGTATCGAAATTCACAATAGCCCGCTGAGCGAAGCCGGGGTCCTTGGGTTCGAATACGGTTACTCGCTCGACGCCCCCAATGATTTGGTTCTTTGGGAAGCGCAGTTCGGTGACTTCTGGAACTGTGCTCAAGTGATCGTGGATCAATTCATCGCCAGTGCAGAAGACAAATGGAATCGCCTTAGCGGCTTGGTGATGCTATTGCCGCACGGGTTCGAGGGGCAAGGACCGGAACACTGTAGCGCACGTGTTGAGCGATTCTTGGCGATGAGCGCCGAACACAACATCCAGGTTTGTCAGCCGACCACGCCGGCACAGTACTTCCACCTCCTGCGCCGACAAGTGATTCGCAAGTGGCGTAAACCGCTGGTGGTGCTGACGCCCAAGAGCTTGCTGCGTCATCCCGAAGTCATCAGTGACCGGAGTGATATCGCGGGTGGCCGTTTTCAGAAAATCCTGCAAGATCCAAATGTCAGCGTCAAGGACGCGAAACGTGTCATGCTGTGCACGGGAAAAGTCTACTATGACTTGAAAAAGCATCGCGATGAACTCGGTCGTCACGACGTTTCCATTGTCCGAGTTGAACAACTTTATCCGCTCAGTAGCGAAGAACTGATCGCGTCGCTCGACGGCGCCGGTCGCAACACCGATGTCTATTTTGTTCAGGACGAACCGTTGAACATGGGGACATGGCCCTACGTCAAGTTACACTTCGGCGATGACCTCAATGCTGCCGGGTTTAATCTCAAACCCGTGACGCGCGCCGAATCGGCAAGCCCCAGCACCGGAAGCATGGCCGCGCACGTTTTAGAGCAACGCGAATTGATCGAAGCCGCATTCGATGGCCTAAGCTGA
- the uvrB gene encoding excinuclease ABC subunit UvrB codes for MISEGKNTKSHPAAEFHLSSAFAPAGDQPQAIEKLTRGILSGKSAQVLLGATGTGKTFTMANVIANVGRPALVLSHNKTLAAQLYSEFKEFFPENAVHYFVSYYDYYQPEAYIPQRDVYIEKDASINEEIDRLRLATTSSLVSRRDVVIVASVSSIYGLGSPDDYKQLVVSLTVGETIRRDHLLLKLVDVLYERNDMAFERGKFRVRGDSVELWPSYEEFAYRIEMWGDQIEKISLIKPVSGETIKTVSQLFIYPAKHFVMPEDRIRRAIAVIRAELKMQLEKFEKEGKLLEAQRLSARTRFDLEMMAEVGHCPGVENYSRPLSGKPPGATPDTLYSFFPDDFVTFVDESHVTVPQVRAMYAGDRSRKLTLVDHGFRLPSALDNRPLKFEEWEARTGQICFVSATPSDYELERTGGEVVEQIIRPTGLLDPEIEIVSARGQVNHLVGEIRARAERDERVLVTALTKRLAEDLSTFLQEQNIRCRWLHSELNAFERVDLLQELRSGQFDCLVGVNLLREGLDLPEVSLVAILDADKEGFLRSETSLIQTIGRAARNANSKVILYADSVTESMRLAIDETERRRALQIAYNEEHGITPETVRKRIKSGIESEAAKRRQTNAAAQEESDATYITIEFIEELEREMLAAAEDLEFERAAQLRDRVLQLKDNLGKPLSEVEFEKTSSTGGGRNQRRKGARGTAKGRGKIPRPKRG; via the coding sequence ATGATTTCCGAAGGCAAGAACACGAAGTCGCACCCGGCGGCTGAGTTTCACCTTAGCAGCGCGTTTGCACCGGCGGGTGATCAGCCGCAGGCCATCGAAAAGCTAACCCGTGGCATCCTATCGGGTAAATCAGCTCAGGTTCTGCTGGGGGCGACGGGAACGGGAAAGACGTTCACAATGGCCAACGTCATCGCCAACGTCGGGCGCCCGGCGCTGGTGCTAAGCCATAACAAGACACTTGCCGCCCAGCTTTACAGCGAGTTTAAGGAGTTCTTCCCCGAGAACGCGGTCCACTATTTCGTCAGCTACTACGACTACTACCAGCCAGAAGCCTACATACCGCAGCGCGATGTCTACATCGAGAAGGACGCGTCGATCAACGAAGAAATCGACCGATTGCGACTTGCCACGACTAGCTCTTTGGTCAGCCGACGCGATGTCGTGATCGTGGCCTCGGTCAGTAGCATTTATGGCCTTGGTTCTCCCGACGATTACAAACAGTTAGTCGTCTCGCTCACGGTCGGCGAAACCATTCGGCGTGATCATTTGCTTCTAAAGCTCGTCGACGTCCTCTACGAACGCAATGACATGGCCTTCGAGCGAGGGAAATTTCGGGTGCGGGGTGACAGCGTGGAACTCTGGCCAAGCTACGAAGAATTCGCCTACCGCATTGAAATGTGGGGCGATCAGATCGAAAAAATCTCGTTAATCAAACCGGTATCCGGGGAAACGATCAAGACGGTTTCGCAACTCTTTATCTATCCGGCCAAGCACTTTGTGATGCCCGAGGATCGAATCCGACGGGCGATCGCGGTGATTCGTGCGGAACTGAAAATGCAGCTCGAAAAATTCGAAAAGGAAGGCAAACTACTCGAAGCTCAGCGACTTTCGGCTCGGACACGTTTTGACCTCGAGATGATGGCCGAAGTAGGACATTGCCCGGGTGTGGAGAATTACTCAAGACCGCTCTCCGGCAAGCCCCCCGGCGCAACCCCCGACACGCTGTACAGCTTCTTTCCGGATGACTTCGTAACGTTCGTTGACGAATCTCATGTGACAGTCCCCCAAGTTCGCGCGATGTATGCCGGTGACCGCAGCCGAAAATTGACCTTGGTCGACCATGGATTCCGATTGCCCAGTGCACTCGACAATCGCCCGCTGAAGTTTGAAGAATGGGAAGCCCGCACGGGACAAATTTGCTTTGTCAGCGCAACGCCTAGCGACTACGAACTCGAACGGACCGGTGGCGAAGTGGTGGAACAAATCATTCGTCCCACCGGCTTGCTTGATCCTGAAATCGAAATTGTTTCCGCCCGCGGACAAGTCAATCATCTGGTCGGCGAGATCCGCGCCCGTGCCGAACGTGACGAACGTGTCCTGGTGACCGCACTGACCAAACGGCTTGCCGAGGACCTGTCGACGTTTCTTCAAGAACAGAACATTCGTTGCCGCTGGCTCCATAGCGAACTCAACGCATTCGAACGAGTCGATTTGCTTCAGGAATTGCGATCCGGCCAGTTCGATTGCTTGGTCGGCGTGAACCTGCTTCGCGAAGGCTTGGACCTTCCCGAAGTCTCCCTGGTCGCGATCCTGGACGCTGATAAAGAAGGTTTCTTGCGCAGCGAAACAAGTCTGATCCAAACCATCGGGCGTGCCGCGCGGAACGCGAATAGCAAGGTCATTCTGTATGCCGATTCGGTGACCGAGTCGATGCGGTTGGCGATAGACGAAACCGAACGGAGGCGGGCGCTGCAAATCGCCTACAACGAAGAACACGGCATCACTCCCGAAACGGTCCGCAAGCGGATTAAGTCGGGGATCGAGTCCGAAGCTGCGAAGCGGCGTCAAACCAACGCGGCTGCGCAAGAAGAGTCCGATGCGACCTACATTACCATCGAGTTTATCGAAGAACTCGAACGCGAAATGCTGGCCGCGGCCGAAGACCTAGAGTTCGAGCGTGCCGCTCAACTTCGTGATCGCGTCTTACAACTAAAAGACAACCTCGGCAAACCGTTGTCAGAGGTAGAGTTCGAGAAAACCAGTTCAACCGGTGGTGGGCGCAATCAACGCCGCAAAGGGGCAAGAGGCACGGCCAAGGGGCGCGGAAAAATCCCCCGCCCCAAACGCGGCTGA
- a CDS encoding NADPH-dependent assimilatory sulfite reductase hemoprotein subunit, giving the protein MSTEAPKLSPLEKIKEDSQFLRGSIGEELANDSDHFDKSDIQLLKFHGTYQQDDRDKRAELKKQGGGKAYSMMVRCRIPGGRITSKQMLAQLDLCDELGTSTIKITTRQTLQLHGILKKDLRETINRINEMELSTLAACGDVNRNIMCCPAKRVGGVHDEMAELTDALTHALAPQTPAYHELWVTDPETGEKTLEGGGPVSEPLYGPRYLPRKFKTGIALPEDNCIDIYTQDLGFLAVVRDGKIIGYNVLVGGGMGTTPALKRTYPALAKRMAFCTPDQAIDVAKAVIKVQRDYGNREDRKVARMKYLVDQWGIEKFRRAVEEYFGEPLKDCTEDEVTGVDDHMGWQEQGDGKLSYGLSVENGRLYDNDQIRLKAMMREICTTFGTEMRMTGYQSIIFTDIDPADKDKLIEIIKRHGAPTTEETSTVRRWSMACVALPTCGLAITESERRLPSLIDDLEQPLAKLGLEKERFTIRMTGCPNGCARPYNADIALVGKAKDKYTMFLGGGWLGNRLAYIYKDLVPSDQVVDEIVAVAKIFKTNRNEGESLGDFCDRIGKDDLLGMTEASE; this is encoded by the coding sequence ATGTCTACCGAAGCGCCCAAGCTTAGCCCCCTGGAAAAGATCAAAGAAGACAGTCAGTTCTTGCGCGGGTCGATCGGCGAGGAACTGGCAAATGATTCGGATCATTTTGACAAGTCCGACATCCAGTTGCTGAAGTTTCACGGCACCTATCAACAAGACGACCGCGACAAGCGCGCCGAGCTGAAGAAGCAGGGTGGCGGAAAAGCCTACTCCATGATGGTTCGCTGCCGCATTCCGGGGGGCCGAATCACCAGCAAACAAATGCTGGCCCAGTTGGATCTGTGCGACGAGCTGGGTACATCGACCATCAAAATCACGACGCGGCAGACACTGCAGCTGCATGGGATTTTGAAAAAGGATCTGCGTGAAACGATCAACCGCATCAACGAGATGGAATTGTCCACTCTGGCAGCCTGCGGCGACGTGAACCGAAATATCATGTGCTGCCCCGCCAAGCGAGTCGGTGGCGTTCATGACGAGATGGCAGAATTGACCGATGCGTTGACTCACGCACTTGCCCCGCAGACACCTGCGTATCACGAACTGTGGGTGACTGATCCTGAAACAGGCGAAAAAACACTCGAAGGTGGCGGCCCAGTTTCTGAACCGCTTTACGGACCTCGCTACCTGCCGCGAAAGTTCAAGACTGGGATTGCCCTGCCAGAAGACAACTGCATCGATATCTACACCCAAGACCTCGGCTTCCTAGCGGTCGTCCGAGATGGCAAAATCATCGGCTACAACGTCTTGGTCGGTGGCGGCATGGGAACCACCCCGGCACTCAAACGGACTTACCCGGCGCTGGCAAAGCGGATGGCATTCTGCACTCCCGATCAAGCGATCGACGTTGCCAAAGCAGTCATCAAAGTCCAGCGCGACTACGGCAACCGCGAAGACCGCAAAGTCGCACGGATGAAGTATCTGGTCGATCAATGGGGGATCGAGAAATTCCGCCGTGCCGTCGAAGAGTACTTCGGTGAGCCACTGAAGGATTGCACCGAGGACGAAGTCACCGGTGTCGACGATCACATGGGCTGGCAGGAACAAGGTGATGGAAAACTCTCGTATGGCCTGAGTGTCGAAAATGGCCGGCTATACGACAACGATCAAATCCGCCTCAAAGCGATGATGCGTGAGATCTGCACGACGTTCGGTACCGAAATGCGGATGACCGGATACCAAAGCATCATCTTCACCGACATCGATCCGGCCGACAAAGACAAGTTGATCGAAATCATTAAACGGCATGGGGCGCCGACTACCGAAGAGACGAGCACGGTTCGGCGCTGGTCGATGGCCTGTGTCGCGCTGCCAACTTGCGGTCTTGCGATTACCGAAAGCGAACGTCGTCTGCCCAGCCTCATCGATGACCTGGAGCAACCGCTCGCAAAGCTTGGACTGGAAAAGGAACGCTTCACAATCCGAATGACGGGATGCCCGAACGGATGCGCACGCCCCTACAACGCGGACATCGCGCTCGTCGGTAAGGCCAAGGATAAGTACACGATGTTCCTCGGCGGTGGCTGGCTAGGCAATCGCTTGGCCTACATCTACAAGGACCTTGTCCCCTCCGATCAGGTCGTCGATGAGATCGTTGCTGTCGCAAAGATCTTTAAAACAAATCGCAACGAAGGCGAATCGCTCGGCGATTTCTGCGACCGAATCGGCAAGGACGATTTGCTCGGGATGACCGAAGCGAGCGAATAG
- the folD gene encoding bifunctional methylenetetrahydrofolate dehydrogenase/methenyltetrahydrofolate cyclohydrolase FolD: MKAEILDGKRVAAEIRAEVAKSVEQFVASGAPAPCLTAVLVGEDPASQVYVRNKARACEKAGIEGRTHRLPVDAGQKELLALVNELNTDANVNGILVQLPLPAGHDYDEREILDAIDPLKDVDAFSPINVGLLMQGRPRFLPCTPHGIVQLLHRSGISTSAKKVCVIGRSEIVGKPMAMMLAQKSGSCGPDVANATVTLAHSRTADLAATCRDADILIAAVGRPKMITGDMIKPDAVVIDVGINRVEDKLVGDVDFDAAAEIASAITPVPGGVGPLTIAMLLHNTLMAAKLQTGR; the protein is encoded by the coding sequence ATGAAGGCAGAAATACTGGATGGAAAGCGTGTTGCGGCGGAGATCCGCGCGGAAGTGGCCAAGAGCGTGGAACAATTTGTCGCAAGTGGTGCTCCTGCCCCTTGCTTGACCGCTGTCCTCGTCGGTGAAGACCCGGCGAGTCAGGTCTATGTTCGCAATAAAGCCAGGGCATGCGAGAAAGCGGGCATCGAGGGACGGACTCACCGTTTGCCCGTTGATGCCGGGCAGAAAGAGTTGCTCGCGCTGGTCAACGAACTGAACACCGACGCCAACGTGAACGGAATCCTGGTTCAGCTTCCCTTACCGGCAGGCCATGACTACGACGAACGTGAAATTCTTGACGCGATCGATCCACTTAAAGACGTTGATGCGTTTTCACCCATCAACGTTGGCTTGCTCATGCAGGGTCGGCCGCGTTTTCTGCCCTGCACCCCTCATGGGATTGTCCAGTTACTACACCGCTCTGGGATTTCAACGTCGGCTAAAAAGGTTTGCGTGATCGGACGCAGCGAGATCGTCGGCAAGCCGATGGCGATGATGTTGGCTCAGAAAAGTGGATCATGCGGCCCCGATGTTGCCAACGCGACGGTGACGCTTGCTCATAGTCGCACCGCCGATCTGGCGGCGACCTGCCGTGACGCTGACATCCTAATCGCCGCCGTCGGTCGACCCAAGATGATCACCGGCGACATGATCAAACCCGACGCCGTCGTCATCGATGTTGGGATCAATCGGGTTGAAGACAAGTTGGTCGGCGACGTGGACTTTGACGCCGCCGCCGAAATCGCTTCAGCAATCACTCCCGTCCCGGGGGGCGTCGGCCCACTGACCATCGCGATGTTGCTACACAATACGTTGATGGCCGCCAAGTTGCAGACGGGACGGTGA
- a CDS encoding sulfatase family protein yields the protein MPQRTAVAAIAAPLVVLFLSCVPVQSAERNVIFVITDDESPTLGCYGDPAAKTPAIDAIAKDGVVFDRAFATTASCSASRSVVMSGIHNHRNGQFGHQHHYHKFASFHDIVSLSLPCVMARAGYRTGHIGKYHVAPEAVYHFDTYLKGNGRNAVEMANKCEDFIKSNDRDRPFFLYFGTSDPHRGGGVDKTSESELKPNLFGNKPNRGSFPGVEETFFDPSEVTVPPFLPDTAETREELAQYYQSCSRVDAGVARLVEILKEADLYEKTLIVFTSDHGMAFAGGKTTVYEGGLHVPMVVRDPYQERRGFHSQAMISHIDITPSLLDFAGGLDHQKNAPKNMLSAKKFWQERDEALQENRNGNHPFDQYHGRSWMPCLSDPDRPHHDAIMASHTFHEIQMYYPMRVVRDDKYKLIWNIAHPLPYPFASDLWAASSWQAQLAKGNDAPYGQMTVGRYVQRPEFELYDMATDPHESTNLADSPGHADVLEAYQAKLKQLQKKYQDPWIMKWDYE from the coding sequence ATGCCTCAACGAACCGCCGTCGCAGCAATAGCTGCACCGCTCGTCGTCCTGTTTTTATCCTGTGTCCCGGTTCAGTCGGCCGAGCGCAATGTGATCTTCGTGATCACCGATGACGAGAGTCCCACGCTGGGCTGCTATGGCGATCCGGCGGCGAAGACGCCCGCGATTGACGCGATCGCCAAAGACGGCGTGGTCTTCGATCGTGCGTTCGCCACGACCGCCTCGTGCAGCGCCAGCCGTAGTGTTGTGATGAGCGGTATCCACAACCATCGCAATGGGCAATTTGGTCACCAGCACCATTACCACAAGTTTGCCAGCTTTCACGACATCGTGTCGTTGTCGTTACCATGTGTGATGGCGCGAGCCGGCTACCGGACTGGTCATATCGGTAAGTATCACGTTGCCCCGGAAGCGGTCTATCACTTTGACACGTACCTTAAGGGCAACGGGCGCAACGCGGTCGAGATGGCCAACAAGTGCGAAGATTTTATCAAGAGCAACGACAGAGACCGTCCATTCTTCTTGTACTTCGGAACTTCGGACCCACACCGCGGCGGCGGAGTGGACAAGACCAGCGAATCGGAGCTGAAACCCAATCTGTTTGGAAACAAACCTAATCGCGGATCTTTTCCCGGCGTCGAAGAGACATTCTTCGACCCTTCGGAAGTCACCGTGCCGCCGTTTCTACCCGACACGGCGGAAACCCGTGAAGAACTCGCGCAATACTACCAGTCATGCTCGCGTGTCGACGCAGGAGTTGCCCGGTTGGTCGAGATCTTAAAAGAGGCAGACCTTTACGAGAAGACACTGATCGTCTTTACGAGTGACCATGGGATGGCCTTTGCCGGTGGAAAGACGACCGTGTACGAAGGCGGCCTTCACGTTCCGATGGTCGTCCGAGACCCATACCAAGAGCGACGCGGATTCCACTCTCAAGCGATGATCAGCCATATCGACATCACGCCCAGCTTGCTCGATTTCGCCGGCGGGCTCGATCACCAAAAGAATGCGCCTAAGAACATGCTATCGGCCAAGAAATTTTGGCAAGAACGCGACGAGGCACTTCAAGAAAATCGCAATGGCAACCACCCTTTCGACCAATACCACGGTCGTTCGTGGATGCCGTGCCTGTCGGACCCTGACCGCCCCCATCACGACGCGATTATGGCGTCACATACGTTTCATGAAATCCAGATGTACTACCCGATGCGGGTTGTTCGCGACGACAAGTACAAGCTGATTTGGAACATTGCCCATCCATTGCCTTATCCCTTTGCGTCGGACCTGTGGGCGGCGAGTAGCTGGCAGGCACAACTGGCAAAAGGCAACGACGCTCCCTACGGACAGATGACCGTCGGTCGCTACGTCCAGAGGCCAGAGTTCGAATTGTACGACATGGCAACCGACCCCCATGAATCAACGAACTTGGCAGACAGCCCGGGACATGCGGACGTTCTGGAAGCGTACCAAGCGAAACTGAAGCAGCTACAAAAGAAGTACCAAGATCCCTGGATTATGAAGTGGGACTACGAATAG
- the pyrH gene encoding UMP kinase: MTDRNESNLQYRRVILKLSGESLADSGGRGISSQEMGEIANQIKQAHESGCQIAIVVGGGNILRGAQFSGSNALVQEATAHYMGMLATMINSLAMQDAIERTGLSTRVMSAVPMDKIAETFIRRRAIRHLEKGRVIILAAGIGNPFVTTDTAAAQRALEIDADVVLKATRVDGVYSDDPEKNPHAVLYDSLTFRDVTEKQLRVMDATAIALCAEHDKPILVFNFKKSGSIVRAVNGETVGTWIGADQRQSANA; the protein is encoded by the coding sequence ATGACCGACCGCAACGAATCGAATCTTCAATACCGCCGTGTCATCCTCAAACTTAGCGGTGAAAGCCTCGCTGATTCCGGTGGCCGCGGGATAAGCAGCCAGGAAATGGGGGAGATCGCAAACCAAATCAAACAGGCTCACGAGTCGGGTTGCCAAATTGCGATTGTCGTCGGCGGTGGAAACATCCTCCGCGGTGCGCAGTTTTCCGGCTCGAACGCGCTCGTCCAAGAAGCAACCGCACATTACATGGGCATGCTGGCGACGATGATCAACTCACTCGCGATGCAAGACGCCATCGAGCGGACCGGCTTGTCGACCCGCGTCATGTCGGCGGTTCCGATGGACAAGATCGCGGAAACATTTATCCGTCGGCGGGCAATTCGTCATCTTGAAAAAGGCCGTGTGATTATCCTGGCGGCCGGAATCGGGAACCCCTTTGTGACCACCGATACCGCGGCAGCCCAACGTGCCTTGGAAATCGACGCCGATGTCGTCCTGAAAGCCACACGGGTGGACGGTGTGTACAGCGACGACCCAGAAAAGAACCCACACGCGGTGCTCTATGACTCCCTGACGTTCCGGGACGTGACTGAAAAGCAACTTCGGGTGATGGACGCAACCGCGATCGCACTCTGCGCCGAACACGACAAGCCCATCCTGGTGTTCAACTTTAAGAAGTCCGGGAGCATCGTCCGTGCCGTTAACGGCGAAACGGTCGGAACCTGGATCGGCGCCGATCAACGGCAGTCGGCCAACGCATGA
- the tsf gene encoding translation elongation factor Ts encodes MAISAKDVSELRKSTGAGMMDCKKALEESGGDLEGALDYLRKKGQKVAAKRADREANEGVVVALVEGNKGALLALSCETDFVAKNEDFVKLAEQIAKDAVSKGLTTKEEVAAMEFDGSTVAEKLVERTGTIGEKIEVADFQTVEGEQLSSYIHAGSKIGVLVSYKDGGKDDAPQFFRGVAMHIAAMSPKILTPDEFDADFVAKETESLQGQIKVENEDRARLGKPLKNVPQYASRKQLTPEVMAQAEEAIKAELKAEGKPEKIWDKIVPGKLERFVADNTLLDQEKCLLSQFYALDDSKTVEAAVTEFADGAEVVAFKRVAVGG; translated from the coding sequence ATGGCTATCTCAGCCAAAGACGTTAGCGAACTCAGAAAGTCCACCGGCGCAGGCATGATGGACTGCAAGAAAGCCCTCGAAGAGTCCGGTGGGGACCTCGAAGGCGCACTCGATTACCTTCGCAAAAAAGGCCAAAAGGTTGCCGCAAAGCGTGCCGATCGCGAAGCCAACGAAGGCGTCGTCGTCGCCTTGGTCGAAGGAAACAAAGGCGCACTACTGGCGTTGAGCTGCGAAACCGACTTCGTCGCCAAGAACGAAGACTTCGTCAAACTTGCCGAGCAAATCGCAAAAGACGCGGTTTCCAAAGGCCTGACAACGAAAGAAGAAGTCGCTGCGATGGAATTCGACGGCTCGACCGTTGCCGAGAAACTGGTCGAACGCACCGGAACGATCGGCGAAAAGATCGAAGTCGCCGATTTCCAAACCGTCGAAGGCGAGCAACTTTCCTCGTACATCCACGCCGGAAGCAAGATCGGCGTTTTGGTTTCCTACAAGGATGGCGGCAAGGACGACGCGCCACAATTCTTCCGCGGTGTCGCGATGCACATCGCAGCGATGAGCCCGAAAATCCTGACCCCCGATGAGTTCGACGCGGACTTTGTCGCGAAGGAAACCGAGTCGCTGCAAGGACAGATCAAGGTCGAAAACGAAGACCGCGCCCGGCTTGGCAAACCGCTCAAGAATGTGCCTCAGTACGCAAGCCGTAAGCAACTGACTCCCGAAGTCATGGCGCAAGCCGAAGAAGCCATCAAGGCTGAGCTGAAGGCCGAAGGAAAGCCAGAGAAAATCTGGGATAAGATCGTCCCCGGCAAACTCGAGCGTTTCGTCGCCGACAACACGTTGCTTGACCAAGAGAAGTGCTTGCTAAGCCAATTCTACGCACTTGACGATTCCAAAACGGTCGAAGCCGCCGTCACAGAATTCGCCGACGGTGCCGAAGTGGTGGCGTTCAAACGCGTCGCCGTTGGTGGCTAA